Proteins encoded by one window of Roseibium sp. Sym1:
- a CDS encoding 3'(2'),5'-bisphosphate nucleotidase CysQ: MPEADTGMAAAAYKDDLHLLEGAARQAGDLAMTYFGRNPETWFKGKAGVSPVSEADLAVDKMLAETLRVARPDYGWLSEETADDRSRLAHDHVFIVDPIDGTRAFLAGGDEWTVSVAVVATGRPVAGAVFCPVRDEMFLARSGGGAFLNGTSISVSGQRRIAGATLTGPHSVVANTDVLACGFVATDILRSLAYRLVTVAAGRVDVGAARGGPSDWDLAAADLLVQEAGGKLTDLSGQLLTYNRARTGHPALVAAPGGLIGPVRDALGGIIG, encoded by the coding sequence TTGCCGGAAGCTGACACGGGCATGGCGGCGGCCGCGTACAAGGACGACCTGCATCTGCTGGAAGGCGCCGCACGCCAGGCCGGCGATCTGGCCATGACCTATTTCGGGAGAAACCCGGAAACCTGGTTCAAGGGCAAGGCGGGTGTGTCGCCCGTTTCGGAAGCGGACCTTGCGGTCGACAAGATGCTGGCCGAGACCCTGCGTGTCGCCAGGCCGGATTACGGCTGGCTGTCGGAGGAAACGGCGGACGACCGGTCGCGTCTCGCGCATGACCATGTCTTCATCGTGGATCCCATCGACGGCACGAGAGCCTTTCTGGCCGGGGGAGACGAATGGACTGTGTCCGTTGCGGTTGTTGCCACCGGACGGCCGGTCGCTGGTGCGGTTTTCTGTCCCGTGCGCGACGAGATGTTCCTGGCGCGCTCCGGCGGCGGGGCATTCCTGAACGGGACCTCCATCAGCGTGTCGGGTCAACGGCGCATAGCCGGCGCGACACTGACCGGTCCGCATTCTGTCGTTGCCAACACCGATGTCCTGGCATGCGGATTTGTCGCCACCGATATCCTGAGATCCCTGGCCTACAGGCTGGTCACGGTTGCCGCCGGCCGGGTGGATGTCGGTGCGGCGCGGGGCGGACCCAGCGATTGGGATCTTGCGGCAGCTGATCTTTTGGTGCAGGAAGCAGGCGGGAAACTGACCGATCTTTCCGGCCAGCTCCTGACATACAATCGTGCCAGGACCGGACATCCCGCCTTGGTCGCGGCGCCGGGTGGCTTGATCGGGCCCGTGCGAGACGCGCTTGGCGGCATTATCGGCTGA
- the lpxK gene encoding tetraacyldisaccharide 4'-kinase, producing the protein MKTAPDFWWTPEFSLASTLLAPAGWIYGQVAGRRMLKRPKSRSRLPVICVGNFVVGGAGKTPFAIELAYRLQEDGHRPGFLLRGYGGRLKGPVLVDSELHDAGEVGDEALLLARHGPTIVAADRPSGARLAEGQPIDVIIMDDGFQSPALAKDLALVLVDCATGFGNGRCLPAGPLRAPADRQVLKADCLILVGEGDAAEDAVHLAGRKGLPILHAHLIPQPNDDLSGKKLFAFAGIGRPQKFFGTLKSQGYEVRKTREFPDHHAYSQADIKALLTEAEEGGLQLVTTSKDMARLETSSGELFHWIASSTEVLDVRMEIDDEDRLSGLIKEKLRRRKLTG; encoded by the coding sequence GTGAAGACGGCGCCTGACTTCTGGTGGACACCGGAGTTTTCGCTCGCGTCCACTCTGCTGGCGCCTGCGGGCTGGATCTACGGTCAGGTCGCGGGCCGGCGCATGCTGAAACGGCCGAAATCGAGAAGCCGTCTGCCCGTGATCTGCGTCGGCAACTTCGTGGTCGGGGGCGCCGGAAAGACGCCATTCGCAATCGAGCTTGCCTATCGGCTCCAGGAAGACGGTCATCGTCCCGGTTTCCTGTTGCGCGGCTACGGCGGCAGGCTCAAGGGCCCCGTGCTGGTCGACAGTGAACTGCATGATGCCGGTGAAGTGGGCGACGAGGCCCTGCTGCTCGCGCGCCACGGCCCGACGATCGTGGCGGCGGATCGCCCGTCAGGAGCCCGGCTGGCCGAGGGGCAGCCCATCGATGTCATCATCATGGATGACGGATTCCAGAGCCCGGCCCTGGCGAAGGACCTCGCCCTCGTGCTGGTGGATTGCGCAACCGGGTTCGGCAATGGCAGATGTCTGCCGGCCGGACCGCTCAGGGCACCGGCCGACCGGCAGGTGCTGAAGGCGGACTGCCTGATCCTGGTCGGCGAGGGGGACGCCGCCGAAGACGCTGTCCATCTGGCCGGCCGCAAGGGACTGCCGATCCTCCACGCCCATTTGATACCGCAGCCGAATGACGACCTTTCGGGGAAAAAACTCTTTGCCTTTGCCGGGATCGGGCGGCCTCAGAAGTTCTTCGGCACGTTGAAATCACAGGGATACGAGGTCAGGAAAACCCGAGAGTTTCCGGACCACCACGCCTATTCGCAAGCCGACATCAAGGCCCTGCTGACGGAGGCGGAAGAGGGTGGCCTTCAACTTGTGACCACGTCCAAGGACATGGCACGGCTGGAGACGTCAAGCGGCGAACTCTTTCACTGGATTGCGTCCAGCACGGAAGTGTTGGATGTGCGTATGGAAATCGACGATGAAGACCGGTTGTCCGGGCTGATAAAGGAAAAGTTGCGGCGGCGAAAACTCACCGGATGA
- a CDS encoding 3-deoxy-D-manno-octulosonic acid transferase produces the protein MAERRPFLISAYRGFAWSLTPLFNLLFMLRSRSGKELPARKGERFGTAGIARPEGRLVWIHAASVGETVSVLPLISRLAASDTKVLLTTVTVTAAELARQRVPDGVLHQFVPYDAPGPVTRFLAHWSPDLAIVVESEIWPCLFDEMRRRATPFVLLNGRLSDKSHRTWARLPGASRYVFQCLDLVLAQSDADTRRFRRLGCKRVATPGNLKFDAAEPLADDAELARLKAQAGDRPVWLAALTHPGEDEIALGAFERLRRTFPDLLLVLVPRHPVRADEITELVRARHLGVARRSLGEAISPSIDVYLGDTLGEMGLYYKLAPVTFLGGSFNDAGGHNPVEAALCGSALVTGPRVSNARAVYKEFWINKGAVRVETADALCEQLHQLLSEPEKARRQAARARTLVDAGRGALDKSLEYLEPYLGGKSPEVTSEAEREDGA, from the coding sequence ATGGCTGAGCGGCGCCCCTTCCTGATCAGCGCCTATCGGGGCTTCGCGTGGAGCCTGACACCCCTGTTCAACCTGCTGTTCATGCTGCGCAGCCGCTCCGGCAAGGAACTGCCGGCAAGAAAAGGGGAGCGTTTCGGTACCGCCGGCATTGCGCGCCCGGAAGGCCGGCTCGTCTGGATCCATGCGGCAAGCGTCGGCGAGACCGTGTCGGTTCTGCCCCTGATCAGCAGGCTTGCGGCTTCGGACACGAAGGTTCTGTTGACCACCGTCACGGTGACGGCCGCCGAACTGGCGCGGCAACGTGTGCCGGACGGCGTGTTGCACCAGTTCGTTCCCTATGACGCGCCCGGTCCCGTGACCCGGTTCCTGGCCCACTGGTCACCTGATCTGGCGATCGTCGTGGAATCCGAGATCTGGCCGTGCCTCTTCGACGAGATGCGCCGGAGGGCAACTCCCTTCGTCCTCCTGAACGGGCGTCTGTCGGACAAGTCGCACCGCACTTGGGCGCGGCTGCCCGGTGCTTCCAGATATGTCTTTCAGTGCCTGGACCTTGTCCTTGCACAAAGCGACGCGGATACGAGGCGGTTCCGGCGGCTTGGCTGCAAGCGGGTCGCCACACCGGGGAACCTGAAATTCGATGCGGCCGAGCCTTTGGCGGACGACGCCGAACTGGCCCGGTTGAAGGCACAGGCGGGAGACCGCCCGGTTTGGCTGGCCGCGCTGACGCATCCTGGTGAAGACGAAATTGCGCTTGGCGCCTTCGAGCGGCTGCGCAGGACCTTCCCGGATCTCCTGCTGGTCCTGGTGCCGCGCCACCCCGTGCGGGCGGATGAAATCACCGAACTGGTTCGGGCGCGGCACCTGGGTGTTGCGCGCAGAAGCCTTGGTGAGGCAATCTCCCCGTCCATCGATGTCTATCTTGGTGATACGCTGGGCGAGATGGGACTTTATTACAAGCTGGCCCCGGTGACGTTTCTCGGCGGCTCCTTCAACGATGCCGGCGGACACAATCCCGTCGAGGCGGCCCTGTGCGGCTCCGCGCTGGTCACGGGCCCGCGCGTCTCGAATGCGCGCGCGGTCTACAAGGAATTCTGGATCAACAAGGGAGCTGTAAGGGTGGAAACCGCGGACGCGCTTTGCGAACAGCTGCACCAGCTGTTGTCAGAGCCGGAAAAGGCCCGCAGGCAGGCCGCGCGGGCCAGAACCCTTGTCGACGCAGGGCGCGGCGCGCTGGACAAGTCCCTGGAGTATCTGGAGCCCTATCTCGGCGGAAAGAGCCCCGAGGTGACATCGGAGGCCGAGCGTGAAGACGGCGCCTGA
- a CDS encoding DUF4170 domain-containing protein → MSETETPKQLLHLVFGGELESPDGLTFRDLDALDIVGIYPNYAEAYTAWKAKAQATVDNAHMRYFIVHMHRLLDPETAS, encoded by the coding sequence ATGAGCGAGACCGAAACCCCGAAACAGCTTTTGCACCTTGTCTTTGGCGGTGAACTGGAATCGCCGGACGGGCTGACATTCCGCGATCTGGACGCTCTGGACATTGTCGGCATCTATCCGAACTACGCCGAGGCGTACACTGCCTGGAAAGCAAAGGCCCAGGCAACGGTCGACAACGCGCACATGCGCTATTTCATCGTACACATGCACCGCCTTCTCGATCCGGAAACGGCGTCCTGA
- a CDS encoding TldD/PmbA family protein — translation MSDLIDQSELQSRAARLVEAARRAGADACDAIAVTGVSLGVDVREGKVEETERAEGDDVTLRVFVGKRTAAVSANRLDDPASLAERAVAMAKVAPEDPYAGLADPDLLVKDFPVLELLDTTEMTAEQLTEIALATEAAGLAVDGVSKSGGAGASWRLAGVVLATSHGFEGSYMSSRFGMSMTAVAGDGTAMERDYDFDSRTFFEDLETPAEIGRRAGERAVRRLNPQKLSTRTANVIYESRAARSILGHLVGAINGASIARKTSFLKDRMNEAVFAPGIQVVDDPFKRRGAATRPFDGEGTRAEVLNVIEDGVLKDWFLDGASARELGLTPNGRAHRSGSGTAPGATNITLMPGEKSLEELMADAGEGLLVTDLIGHGVNGLTGDYSRGASGFWFENGRIIEPVSEITIAGNLTDMFKRLVPGNDLDNRYSAATPSVMIEGMALAGS, via the coding sequence GCGTGCGACGCGATTGCGGTGACCGGCGTGTCGCTTGGCGTCGATGTGCGCGAGGGCAAGGTCGAGGAGACGGAGCGCGCGGAGGGCGACGATGTCACGCTGCGGGTTTTCGTGGGCAAGCGCACCGCGGCCGTGTCGGCCAACCGGCTGGATGACCCGGCCAGCCTGGCCGAGCGCGCCGTTGCGATGGCAAAGGTGGCGCCGGAAGATCCCTATGCCGGCCTCGCCGATCCGGATCTGCTCGTGAAGGACTTTCCCGTTCTGGAGTTGCTGGACACGACGGAGATGACGGCGGAGCAACTGACGGAGATCGCGCTGGCCACGGAAGCGGCAGGCCTGGCCGTCGACGGTGTCAGCAAGTCGGGCGGCGCCGGAGCCTCCTGGCGCCTTGCCGGGGTTGTCCTGGCGACGAGCCATGGCTTTGAAGGCTCCTACATGTCGTCCCGGTTCGGAATGTCGATGACGGCCGTCGCCGGCGACGGCACCGCGATGGAACGGGACTACGACTTCGACAGCCGGACCTTCTTCGAGGATCTGGAAACCCCTGCCGAAATCGGCCGCCGCGCCGGAGAACGGGCCGTCAGGCGCCTCAACCCCCAGAAACTGTCCACCCGGACCGCCAATGTCATTTATGAATCGCGTGCGGCCCGCAGCATCCTCGGTCACCTGGTCGGTGCCATCAACGGGGCGTCGATTGCCCGCAAGACCAGTTTCCTGAAGGACCGGATGAACGAAGCCGTGTTCGCACCCGGCATTCAGGTGGTCGACGACCCGTTCAAGCGCCGCGGGGCGGCGACTCGTCCGTTCGACGGCGAGGGCACCCGCGCGGAGGTTCTCAACGTGATCGAGGACGGTGTTCTGAAGGACTGGTTCCTGGACGGCGCTTCCGCGCGCGAACTCGGCCTCACTCCCAACGGACGCGCCCACCGCAGCGGCAGCGGGACGGCACCGGGTGCCACCAACATCACGCTCATGCCCGGTGAGAAGTCGCTGGAGGAACTGATGGCGGACGCGGGTGAGGGCCTGCTGGTGACGGACCTGATCGGGCATGGCGTCAACGGGCTCACCGGAGACTATTCCAGAGGCGCTTCGGGCTTCTGGTTTGAAAACGGCAGGATCATCGAACCGGTCAGCGAAATCACCATAGCGGGCAACCTGACGGACATGTTCAAGCGTCTGGTGCCGGGCAACGACCTCGACAACCGGTACTCGGCCGCAACCCCGTCCGTGATGATCGAAGGGATGGCTCTTGCCGGAAGCTGA
- a CDS encoding lysophospholipid acyltransferase family protein — protein MIKRLGRQPWVLATIGSLLAGYLKLVYHTNRFVVEPEGVHERTEADLPVIVAMWHGQHFMVPFAKPAHWPAKVMISRSADGEVNAIAASKFGLGLIRASGGRNARQIKKRGGMKGFIEALRALKDGYSIAMTADVPKGPSRKSGVGIVQLAKHSGRPILPVAVATSRSIELNSWDKASVNLPFGRGSIAVGEMIWVPGDTEEDALETYRLQVEDGLNAATRRAYELVGRSDG, from the coding sequence ATGATCAAACGCCTTGGCCGGCAGCCCTGGGTTCTCGCCACGATTGGCTCCCTGCTCGCCGGATATCTCAAGCTGGTCTACCACACCAACCGTTTCGTCGTGGAACCGGAAGGGGTGCACGAGCGGACCGAAGCGGATCTGCCGGTGATCGTGGCCATGTGGCACGGTCAGCATTTCATGGTGCCCTTTGCCAAGCCCGCGCACTGGCCGGCCAAGGTCATGATCTCGAGATCCGCAGATGGCGAGGTCAACGCGATCGCGGCCAGCAAGTTCGGTCTCGGCCTGATCCGCGCCTCGGGCGGGCGCAACGCCCGCCAGATCAAGAAACGCGGTGGCATGAAGGGCTTCATCGAAGCGCTTCGGGCGCTCAAGGACGGCTATTCGATCGCCATGACGGCCGACGTGCCCAAGGGACCGTCGCGCAAGTCCGGCGTCGGCATCGTCCAGCTTGCCAAGCATTCCGGCCGCCCGATCCTGCCCGTGGCGGTCGCGACCAGCCGCAGCATCGAGCTCAACAGCTGGGACAAGGCCAGCGTCAACCTGCCTTTCGGTCGCGGCAGCATTGCCGTCGGCGAAATGATCTGGGTTCCGGGAGACACCGAGGAAGATGCGCTCGAAACCTACCGGCTCCAGGTGGAGGACGGGCTGAATGCGGCCACCAGGCGGGCTTACGAGCTGGTCGGCAGGTCGGATGGCTGA